One genomic region from Cygnus atratus isolate AKBS03 ecotype Queensland, Australia chromosome 18, CAtr_DNAZoo_HiC_assembly, whole genome shotgun sequence encodes:
- the RFNG gene encoding beta-1,3-N-acetylglucosaminyltransferase radical fringe, with the protein MSSSCLGLRRACVLLSVTAAAVLLLLLPRGQPPAAPRRRPPPAAAPSGPPPKRAGSGAAQPAGSDVPGARAGSRGERGGGGGGGPGAGAGGRGGSLGGTAQPARQGRLGPSSGSAKESLELKDIFIAVKTTRKYHKTRLDLLFQTWISQARGQTFIFTDWEDQELRLKAGDHMINTNCSAVHTRQALCCKMSVEYDKFLESGQKWFCHVDDDNYVNPRTLLRLLSAFSHSQDVYVGRPSLDHPIEAADHVQSDGSKTSVKFWFATGGAGFCISRGLALKMSPWASLGNFISTAERVRLPDDCTIGYIIEGLLEVKLLHSPLFHSHLENLQRLRGESVLQQVTLSYGDPENKRNVVSVGGVFGLQQDPTRFKSVHCLLYPDTIWCPTKKMF; encoded by the exons atgagcagctcctgcctggggcTCCGCAGGGCCTGCGTCCTGCTCTCCGTCACCGCCGCCGCcgtcctcctcctgctgctgccccggggACAGCCCCCCgcggcgccccgccgccgcccgccgcccgccgccgctcccAGCGGGCCCCCGCCGAAGCGGGCGGGCTCCGGCGCAGCGCAGCCCGCGGGCAGCGACGTGCCCGGCGCTCGGGCGGGCTcgcgcggggagcggggcggcggcggcggcggcggcccgggggccggggcgggcggccggggcgggAGCCTCGGCGGCACCGCGCAGCCCGCGCGGCAGGGCCGCCTCGGGCCTTCCAGTGGCTCGGCCAAGGAGAGCCTGGAGCTGAAGGACATCTTCATCGCGGTGAAGACGACGAGGAAGTATCACAAAACGCGCCTGGACTTGCTTTTCCAAACTTGGATCTCCCAGGCGAGAGGACAG ACATTTATATTCACAGACTGGGAGGATCAGGAGCTACGCCTGAAAGCAG gGGATCATATGATCAACACCAACTGTTCAGCTGTCCACACGCGGCAAGCTCTCTGTTGCAAGATGTCTGTGGAATATGATAAATTCCTAGAATCTGGGCAAAA atgGTTTTGCCACGTGGACGATGACAACTATGTGAACCCACGGACTCTCCTGCGTCTCTTATCTGCCTTCTCACACAGCCAGGATGTCTATGTGGGGCGACCAAGTCTGGACCATCCCATTGAAGCAGCTGACCATGTCCAAAGTGATGGATCA AAGACAAGCGTGAAATTCTGGTTTGCCACAGGTGGAGCAGGGTTCTGTATCAGCAGAGGTCTTGCTCTGAAGATGAGTCCCTGGGCCAG CCTGGGTAACTTCATCAGTACTGCAGAAAGAGTGCGTCTTCCTGATGATTGCACGATTGGCTACATCATTGAAGGGCTGCTGGAGGTAAAGTTGCTGCACAGCCCGTTGTTCCATTCCCATCTGGAAAATCTGCAGAGACTGCGAGGCGAGTCTGTGCTGCAACAG gTAACCCTAAGTTATGGAGACCCTGAGAACAAACGCAATGTTGTGAGTGTGGGAGGAGTGTTTGGGCTTCAGCAAGATCCAACCCG aTTTAAATCTGTCCATTGTCTTCTGTATCCTGACACTATCTGGTGCCCTACTAAGAAGATGTTCTAA